Proteins co-encoded in one Dehalogenimonas sp. WBC-2 genomic window:
- the mutL gene encoding MutL (DNA mismatch repair protein MutL): MPIHILDARTVARIAAGEVVERPASVVKELLENSIDAGARHIAIDIRDGGTGLIRVSDDGCGIAAAELSLAFTRHATSKISSFDDLDTILSLGFRGEALCSIAAVADVEVITAVDGASSGYSFTQHDGKSSQRPLARAHGTTISVSHLFKAVPARLKFLKSGATETSHIVNIVTNYALAYPEVRFELVIDDRPSLKTSGSGQLRDTCAEILDQNIAVRMISIEAAAGSFSITGLVSPPDMSRANRSGLYFFVNRRWVRSPMLSRAVEEAYHGLLTVGRYPVAVINLSLPPSDIDINIHPAKTEIKFRDDGHIFNFVRQSVRSSLIGEAPVPVISESSAAYHPTAYRQSELSAGSLFDRRPASHAATAATPAQALPALRPLGQVAGCYILAEGPDGLYIIDQHAAHERIMYEKTLAARARQNPSSQSLLQPQTIELSPVEAASLKVLAGLLAQFGFIVEAFGGRSYLVRAVPSALSGHDWLTALREFLNAPESRDQGEEKLAELIACHSAIRAGKNLSPEEVRALLLDLEKAEVPNTCPHGRPTLMKLETSALERHFKRT, from the coding sequence ATGCCCATTCACATACTAGATGCCCGCACCGTCGCCCGCATCGCCGCCGGTGAGGTGGTGGAACGCCCGGCTTCGGTGGTCAAAGAACTGCTGGAAAATTCCATTGATGCCGGTGCCCGCCACATCGCCATTGATATCCGGGACGGCGGTACCGGGCTTATCCGGGTGAGCGACGACGGTTGCGGCATCGCTGCGGCGGAGTTATCGCTGGCCTTCACCCGCCATGCCACCTCCAAGATAAGTTCCTTCGATGACCTGGACACCATTCTCAGTCTGGGTTTCCGCGGCGAGGCCTTATGCAGCATCGCCGCCGTCGCTGACGTTGAGGTTATCACCGCCGTTGATGGTGCCTCATCGGGCTATTCATTCACCCAGCACGACGGTAAAAGTTCTCAAAGACCGCTTGCCCGCGCTCACGGCACCACCATCAGCGTGTCTCACCTGTTCAAAGCGGTACCGGCGCGCCTGAAATTCCTCAAGTCCGGCGCTACCGAAACCAGTCATATAGTCAATATTGTCACTAACTACGCTCTGGCTTACCCGGAGGTACGTTTTGAGCTTGTCATTGATGACCGCCCGTCGCTCAAAACCTCGGGCAGCGGCCAACTGCGTGACACCTGCGCCGAAATACTAGACCAGAACATCGCTGTCAGAATGATCAGCATTGAAGCGGCAGCCGGTTCTTTTTCCATCACCGGCCTGGTCTCACCCCCGGATATGAGCCGCGCCAACCGCAGCGGATTATATTTCTTTGTCAACCGCCGCTGGGTCAGAAGCCCGATGCTGTCTCGCGCCGTCGAGGAGGCCTATCACGGTCTGCTCACCGTCGGGCGTTACCCGGTAGCCGTTATCAACCTCTCACTGCCGCCGTCAGACATCGACATTAACATCCATCCGGCCAAGACTGAGATCAAGTTCCGTGACGACGGCCATATTTTTAACTTTGTGCGCCAGTCTGTCCGTTCCTCGCTTATCGGTGAAGCACCGGTGCCGGTCATCTCCGAATCTTCTGCCGCCTATCACCCAACCGCTTATCGCCAATCGGAACTTTCCGCCGGCAGTTTATTTGACCGTCGTCCTGCATCGCACGCCGCCACCGCCGCTACGCCCGCTCAGGCATTACCGGCGCTGCGTCCCTTGGGACAGGTAGCTGGTTGCTATATCCTGGCTGAAGGCCCTGACGGTTTATATATTATAGATCAGCACGCCGCCCATGAGCGCATTATGTATGAAAAGACACTGGCTGCCCGGGCCAGGCAGAATCCGTCTTCACAGTCTCTGCTCCAACCGCAGACCATTGAACTCAGTCCCGTTGAAGCGGCCAGCCTCAAGGTGCTAGCGGGACTTCTTGCACAGTTCGGTTTTATTGTTGAAGCCTTCGGCGGCCGCAGTTACCTGGTACGGGCAGTACCATCGGCTCTATCCGGTCATGATTGGCTGACGGCACTGCGCGAGTTTCTGAATGCGCCGGAATCCAGGGATCAGGGTGAAGAAAAGCTGGCAGAACTCATCGCCTGCCACTCCGCCATAAGAGCCGGCAAGAATCTGTCGCCTGAAGAGGTCCGGGCGCTGCTGCTTGACCTGGAAAAAGCCGAGGTGCCCAACACCTGTCCTCATGGCCGTCCCACCTTGATGAAACTGGAGACCTCAGCCCTGGAGCGGCATTTCAAACGCACTTGA
- a CDS encoding phosphate regulon sensor protein PhoR (SphS), with the protein MSVKLKLTLIYSAVMVVILATTGWVSWALLFSGLFHNLDDSIMADYERVKTSIKLHHGDDIAAVLVDLEDSIPSSLFIYDTESGTLTGNQSLNDQVQSTLMSTGPVTFLHFKESTSGQLRMVIGPYDTSNPVKLLVVARDAGYIISTLDQYQNVLYTTIPFALIIAAGTGFFLTHSSFRQVRAITDTAQKIDPARLEDRIPVKHKDELGKLSGTLNALFDRIHGFIDRQYRFTANASHDLTSPLTGIRSSAEVALMRKRTPEEYRQSLENIIGRTYKMQSIVDDLMTLASLDAGPRPLKSATINLSALLADVVDMWHTPAAAKGIKLTPDIQPGVAIYGEPEQFERMFDNLLSNAVKYTPDGGTVDVSLKADGTEIVLTVTDNGIGIAPNHLPEIFERFYRIDRSLDGTGLGLSIVRGTAAIYHGRVEAESMLGKGTTFKVLLPLNHS; encoded by the coding sequence GTGAGTGTTAAGTTAAAACTGACGCTGATTTATTCTGCAGTGATGGTGGTAATACTGGCAACAACCGGGTGGGTTTCCTGGGCACTGCTGTTCTCCGGCTTGTTTCATAATCTGGATGATTCGATTATGGCGGATTATGAAAGAGTGAAAACCTCCATCAAACTTCACCACGGTGATGACATTGCCGCCGTACTAGTTGACCTGGAAGACAGCATCCCAAGTTCACTTTTTATCTATGACACCGAAAGCGGGACGCTGACAGGCAATCAATCCTTGAACGATCAAGTCCAATCAACGTTAATGTCCACAGGACCAGTAACATTCCTCCATTTCAAAGAAAGCACGAGCGGACAACTGCGCATGGTCATCGGACCGTATGACACATCAAACCCCGTCAAGTTGCTGGTAGTAGCCCGCGACGCGGGCTACATTATAAGTACTCTTGACCAATACCAGAACGTTCTTTATACCACGATCCCCTTCGCCCTGATAATCGCCGCCGGTACCGGTTTCTTCCTGACCCACAGTTCATTTAGACAGGTGAGGGCCATCACCGACACCGCCCAAAAGATAGACCCGGCCAGACTGGAAGACCGGATACCCGTCAAACACAAGGATGAACTGGGCAAGCTTTCCGGTACGCTCAATGCGCTCTTCGACCGCATCCACGGCTTCATTGACCGCCAATACCGCTTCACCGCCAACGCCTCACATGATCTGACCTCACCGCTGACCGGAATCAGATCATCAGCCGAGGTAGCATTGATGAGGAAGAGGACGCCGGAGGAATACCGCCAATCACTAGAAAACATCATCGGACGTACCTATAAAATGCAGTCAATCGTTGATGATCTGATGACTCTGGCCAGCCTGGACGCCGGACCCCGGCCGTTGAAAAGCGCTACCATTAATCTCTCAGCATTGCTGGCAGATGTTGTGGATATGTGGCACACCCCGGCTGCTGCCAAAGGGATAAAACTTACCCCGGACATCCAGCCCGGTGTCGCCATCTACGGCGAGCCGGAGCAGTTTGAGCGTATGTTTGATAACCTGCTGTCCAACGCCGTCAAATACACCCCGGACGGCGGTACGGTTGATGTCTCACTCAAAGCCGATGGTACTGAAATCGTCCTGACCGTGACCGACAATGGCATCGGCATCGCCCCAAACCACCTGCCGGAGATTTTCGAGCGATTCTACCGCATTGACCGCAGCCTTGACGGCACGGGGCTTGGTCTTTCCATCGTCAGAGGCACCGCGGCCATCTACCATGGCCGGGTGGAGGCTGAAAGCATGTTGGGCAAAGGCACCACCTTTAAAGTCCTTTTACCGCTGAATCACTCGTAA
- a CDS encoding two-component response regulator — protein MKILVIEDDQQLCQDMRQALTENGHVTECVFNGADGEHAARYSDFDLVILDLMLPDKSGIEVCRSLRAVGVNTPILMLTSRRGLEDKVEGLNSGADDYLCKPFEYKELFARIQALHRRQLGNRSPVITISGITVDTVAHEIKRGNIAVKLTAAEYRILELFITNPNTLLTRSTIEDHIWGAEHDCNSNVVDSHITKLRQKLGWDSQTGPIQTVRGCGYRLNR, from the coding sequence ATGAAAATCCTGGTTATAGAAGATGATCAACAGCTTTGCCAGGACATGAGGCAGGCGCTGACTGAAAACGGCCATGTGACCGAATGCGTTTTTAACGGCGCTGACGGAGAACACGCAGCCCGGTATTCTGACTTTGACCTGGTTATCCTTGACTTAATGTTACCGGATAAAAGCGGCATAGAGGTCTGCCGCAGCTTAAGGGCCGTGGGCGTAAATACCCCTATTCTCATGCTAACCAGCAGAAGGGGTCTTGAAGATAAGGTAGAGGGTCTTAACTCGGGGGCTGATGATTATTTGTGCAAGCCCTTTGAGTATAAGGAACTATTCGCCCGCATCCAGGCGCTCCACCGGCGGCAACTGGGGAACCGCTCACCGGTTATCACCATCTCAGGCATCACAGTCGATACAGTAGCGCATGAGATTAAACGCGGCAATATTGCTGTCAAATTGACCGCCGCCGAGTACCGGATACTGGAATTATTTATCACCAACCCAAACACCCTCCTCACCCGGTCAACGATAGAAGACCATATTTGGGGCGCGGAGCATGACTGCAATTCCAACGTGGTAGACAGCCACATTACAAAGTTGCGGCAAAAACTGGGCTGGGACTCCCAAACAGGCCCCATCCAGACGGTAAGGGGTTGCGGTTACAGGTTGAACCGGTGA
- a CDS encoding anthranilate synthase aminase component, with protein sequence MYTPTLEMIKDFQGQGNLAAVSRELMADLETPVSAFLKIQRGGLSFLLESVEGGQRMARYSFIGTEPRRVITADATSQTDPLVAIENELANRRIVPQPGLPRFCGGAVGYLSYEVAGRFEKLPAPDADSLGLPEAMFMLADTFLVFDHVAHRIKVISLMPLDGDLEQAYAEATGRIDELCRRLSEPLKLKIPHKQGCSTSSDFTSSVTKESFEASVASIKEDITAGEAIQVVLSQRLSRATHADPFDIYRALRSINPSPYMYYMNLGSFQIIGASPEILVRVEDGEIVTRPLAGTRWRGATAEEDAALAVELKADPKECAEHIMLVDLGRNDVGRVAEPGSVEISDLMNVERYSHVMHMVSHIKGKLKKGLSVFDALRATFPAGTVTGAPKVRAMQIIAGHEPEKRGPYAGAVGYFSYSGNMDMAIAIRTMVTSGGYAYVQAGAGIVYDSQPEAEYYETLNKAQALFKAVSQAEAGGN encoded by the coding sequence ATGTACACACCAACCCTGGAGATGATTAAAGACTTTCAAGGTCAAGGCAATCTGGCGGCAGTCAGCCGTGAATTGATGGCCGACCTGGAAACACCGGTTTCAGCCTTCCTGAAGATACAACGCGGCGGGCTGTCATTTCTTTTGGAAAGCGTTGAGGGCGGGCAGCGCATGGCGCGGTACAGCTTTATCGGCACTGAACCGCGGCGGGTTATTACCGCTGATGCCACATCGCAAACCGATCCTCTGGTGGCTATTGAAAACGAACTGGCAAACCGCCGTATTGTGCCCCAGCCGGGGTTGCCGCGGTTCTGCGGCGGGGCGGTGGGTTATCTGTCTTATGAAGTTGCCGGACGGTTTGAGAAACTGCCCGCGCCGGATGCCGACTCGCTGGGTCTGCCTGAAGCCATGTTCATGCTGGCCGATACCTTTCTGGTGTTTGACCATGTAGCCCACCGGATTAAGGTCATCTCGCTGATGCCGCTGGATGGCGACCTGGAACAAGCCTATGCCGAGGCCACAGGCCGGATAGATGAACTTTGCCGAAGGTTGAGCGAACCTCTTAAATTAAAAATACCGCACAAGCAGGGGTGTTCCACAAGCTCTGATTTTACCTCCAGCGTCACCAAGGAATCCTTTGAAGCAAGCGTCGCCAGCATTAAAGAAGACATAACCGCCGGTGAAGCTATCCAGGTTGTGCTGTCGCAGCGGCTTTCCCGGGCGACCCACGCTGATCCCTTTGATATTTACCGCGCACTGCGGAGTATCAACCCATCGCCATATATGTATTATATGAATCTGGGTTCATTTCAGATCATCGGCGCGTCACCGGAAATACTGGTGCGGGTGGAGGATGGGGAGATCGTCACCCGGCCGCTGGCAGGGACAAGGTGGCGCGGTGCCACCGCGGAAGAAGATGCCGCCCTGGCAGTAGAGCTTAAGGCTGACCCCAAGGAATGCGCTGAACACATCATGCTGGTTGACCTGGGGCGGAACGATGTGGGGCGGGTGGCGGAGCCGGGGTCAGTGGAAATTTCAGATTTAATGAACGTGGAGCGCTACTCTCATGTGATGCATATGGTAAGCCACATCAAAGGAAAACTGAAGAAAGGGTTATCAGTGTTTGATGCGTTGAGGGCGACCTTCCCCGCCGGAACGGTAACCGGTGCGCCCAAGGTGCGGGCGATGCAGATTATTGCCGGGCATGAGCCGGAAAAACGGGGGCCTTACGCCGGGGCGGTGGGTTATTTCAGCTACAGCGGCAATATGGATATGGCAATTGCTATCCGTACCATGGTCACCAGCGGCGGGTACGCTTATGTTCAGGCTGGCGCGGGCATTGTTTATGACAGCCAGCCCGAGGCGGAGTACTACGAGACATTGAATAAAGCCCAGGCGTTGTTTAAGGCGGTCAGCCAGGCCGAAGCGGGCGGGAACTAG
- a CDS encoding anthranilate/para-aminobenzoate synthase amidotransferase component, with the protein MILLIDNYDSFTYNLYQCLCELGAEVVVRRNDEIDIDGIEKLAPEKIVISPGPSTPERAGISNEVIRHFGSRLPVLGVCLGHQCLGQVYGAEVVRAKSVMHGKASAIEHIGKGVFKGLPSPFSAIRYHSLAIQRSTLPACLEITAWTDDGEIMGLRHKEYQVQGVQFHPESFMSEYGKEILSNFLNGGGQ; encoded by the coding sequence ATGATATTACTGATAGACAATTATGATTCTTTTACCTATAACCTGTACCAGTGTTTGTGTGAACTGGGAGCTGAGGTTGTGGTCAGGCGTAATGACGAAATAGATATTGACGGAATTGAAAAACTTGCGCCTGAGAAAATCGTCATCTCACCTGGCCCATCGACGCCGGAACGGGCAGGGATATCCAATGAAGTCATCCGGCACTTTGGGTCAAGATTGCCGGTGCTGGGGGTTTGCCTGGGGCACCAGTGCCTGGGACAGGTGTATGGCGCTGAGGTGGTGCGCGCCAAATCAGTGATGCATGGCAAGGCGTCGGCGATTGAACACATCGGAAAAGGCGTTTTCAAGGGTTTGCCTTCCCCGTTTTCGGCTATCCGCTACCATTCCCTGGCGATACAGCGCTCAACGCTGCCCGCCTGCCTGGAGATAACCGCCTGGACAGATGACGGCGAAATCATGGGACTGCGGCATAAAGAATACCAGGTCCAGGGGGTGCAGTTTCACCCCGAATCCTTCATGTCGGAGTATGGCAAAGAGATACTCAGTAACTTTCTAAACGGAGGCGGGCAATGA
- a CDS encoding anthranilate phosphoribosyltransferase produces MIREAIQMLVCGQSMTADEAATVMAEIMEGQATAAQFGAFVTALRCKGETVAEMVGLAKTMRAKALPVVATGTVVDTCGTGGDGAGTFNISTAAAIVTAACGVKVAKHGNRAMSSNCGSADVLEALGVRIGLSPLEAADCLEQVGVTFMFAPVFHPAMKYAGLPRREIGIRTVFNLLGPLCNPAGASAQVVGVPQRELVVKMATVLRELGSHHAIVAHGADGLDEITVTGATHICEFKQGEIKTYDIIPEDYGLSRCAMADIKGGDAYWNAAAMLRVLQGENSAMRDAVVLNTAAALMVADRVVSLAEGVVEAAKAIDNGRAIAILEKLVEVSQLLEAGRVTG; encoded by the coding sequence ATGATCAGAGAAGCTATTCAAATGCTGGTGTGCGGGCAGTCAATGACCGCCGATGAGGCGGCAACGGTGATGGCCGAGATCATGGAAGGACAAGCGACAGCGGCCCAGTTTGGGGCCTTTGTGACCGCACTTAGATGCAAAGGTGAGACGGTGGCGGAGATGGTGGGATTGGCAAAAACGATGCGGGCCAAGGCCTTGCCGGTAGTGGCCACAGGGACTGTGGTTGATACCTGCGGCACTGGAGGGGATGGGGCAGGCACTTTTAACATCTCCACCGCCGCGGCTATTGTGACCGCTGCCTGCGGCGTTAAAGTAGCCAAGCATGGCAACCGCGCCATGTCATCTAATTGCGGCTCAGCAGATGTGTTGGAGGCGCTGGGAGTCAGGATCGGTTTATCGCCCCTGGAAGCGGCGGACTGCCTGGAACAGGTGGGAGTGACCTTTATGTTTGCACCGGTGTTTCATCCGGCGATGAAGTATGCCGGGCTGCCGCGGCGGGAGATAGGCATCCGTACCGTGTTTAATTTGCTGGGGCCGCTATGTAACCCGGCCGGGGCTTCGGCGCAGGTGGTCGGCGTGCCGCAGCGGGAACTGGTGGTCAAGATGGCTACGGTGCTGCGTGAATTGGGCAGTCATCATGCCATTGTGGCTCATGGCGCTGATGGCCTGGATGAGATAACAGTTACCGGTGCAACCCATATCTGCGAATTTAAGCAGGGAGAAATAAAGACTTATGATATCATTCCTGAGGACTATGGTTTGTCCCGCTGTGCCATGGCTGATATCAAAGGCGGCGATGCTTACTGGAACGCGGCGGCGATGCTGCGGGTGCTTCAAGGCGAGAATAGTGCGATGAGAGATGCGGTGGTGCTCAATACCGCGGCGGCGCTGATGGTGGCCGACCGGGTGGTATCGCTTGCTGAGGGTGTCGTTGAGGCCGCCAAAGCCATTGATAACGGCAGGGCGATAGCCATACTGGAGAAACTGGTGGAAGTCAGTCAACTGTTGGAGGCCGGGCGTGTTACTGGATGA
- a CDS encoding indole-3-glycerol phosphate synthase, with protein sequence MLLDDILKATQVSVKERQKIMPLDDVIAAIDAVPPPVDFARAISGQRMSVIAEVKKASPSRGVIKVNFDPVSIARAYVRGGAAAISVLTEEHYFQGSIDYLRAVSADLGGKRPPILRKDFIFEPYQIYEARVYGADAVLLIVSILTPTYLASLLDITHDLGMMALVEAHDEEEVMTAVNSGAQVIGINNRDLKTFAVDIKTTARLRPLIPRDRTVVSESGICCRSDLEYLSGIGVQAALIGEALVTADDIEQRLREVLA encoded by the coding sequence GTGTTACTGGATGACATTTTGAAGGCGACACAGGTGTCCGTAAAAGAGCGCCAGAAAATAATGCCGCTTGATGATGTGATTGCCGCCATTGATGCCGTGCCACCACCTGTAGATTTTGCCCGGGCTATCAGCGGCCAGAGGATGAGTGTCATCGCTGAGGTTAAAAAGGCATCACCATCCCGGGGGGTGATCAAAGTGAATTTTGATCCGGTAAGTATAGCCCGTGCCTATGTCCGCGGCGGCGCGGCAGCGATATCGGTCTTAACCGAAGAGCATTATTTTCAAGGGAGTATTGATTATTTAAGGGCGGTCTCAGCCGACCTGGGCGGTAAACGGCCTCCGATATTGCGCAAAGATTTTATTTTTGAACCTTATCAGATATATGAAGCACGGGTGTATGGTGCCGATGCGGTGCTATTGATTGTGTCCATACTTACGCCGACCTACCTGGCGTCACTATTGGATATTACCCATGATTTGGGTATGATGGCGCTGGTTGAAGCGCATGACGAGGAAGAGGTAATGACGGCGGTTAACAGCGGCGCTCAAGTCATTGGTATTAACAATCGTGACCTTAAAACCTTTGCGGTTGACATAAAGACAACAGCCAGGCTGAGGCCGCTTATTCCAAGGGATAGAACGGTGGTCAGCGAAAGCGGTATTTGCTGCCGGAGTGATCTTGAATACCTGTCCGGTATCGGGGTTCAGGCAGCGCTCATAGGAGAAGCGTTAGTGACGGCGGATGACATTGAACAACGATTAAGGGAGGTGTTGGCATGA
- a CDS encoding phosphoribosylanthranilate isomerase 24, whose translation MTRIKICGITDVETADLCRRLGADFIGLVFADSRRQVTPEKAMEMTYNLLALPKRPKLAGVFVNAPAYEVNRIADYCRLDRVQLSGDEDEDYCRLIEHPLIRMTHISNETSVDEIQSRMVVSQPHSIQLLDVKSSDSYGGSGKSFDWKILADLNPALPVMVAGGLSPENVGELIMRYRPWGVDVSSGVETHGHKDPVKIMAFIRAVKEADAKLKGVQDAAR comes from the coding sequence ATGACCCGGATAAAAATATGCGGTATCACCGATGTGGAGACAGCAGATCTGTGCCGCAGGTTAGGGGCTGATTTTATCGGCCTGGTGTTTGCTGACAGCCGCCGTCAGGTGACACCGGAAAAAGCGATGGAGATGACCTACAATTTACTTGCGCTACCCAAACGGCCTAAGTTGGCGGGTGTTTTTGTCAACGCACCGGCCTATGAGGTTAACCGTATTGCGGATTACTGCCGCTTGGACCGGGTGCAGCTTTCCGGCGATGAGGATGAGGATTATTGCCGCCTTATTGAACACCCGCTAATCCGGATGACCCATATCAGCAATGAGACATCGGTGGATGAGATCCAAAGCCGCATGGTGGTGTCACAACCACACAGCATTCAGTTGCTTGATGTTAAATCCAGTGACAGCTATGGCGGCAGTGGTAAAAGCTTTGATTGGAAGATACTGGCTGATCTGAATCCGGCGCTACCGGTGATGGTGGCCGGTGGTTTAAGTCCGGAAAATGTGGGGGAACTTATCATGCGCTACCGGCCATGGGGGGTGGATGTTTCCAGCGGTGTTGAAACACACGGTCATAAAGACCCGGTGAAAATTATGGCCTTTATCAGAGCGGTAAAAGAGGCTGATGCCAAGTTGAAAGGGGTTCAAGATGCTGCCAGATAA
- a CDS encoding tryptophan synthase beta chain 20: MLPDNRGYFGQYGGRYVPETIMPALLGLTRGYDEVKADALFHEELDRLLAHYAGRPTPVYFAANLTRRCAGARIYLKREDLAHTGSHKINNALGQGLLARRMGKQRIIAETGAGQHGVATAAVCAMLGLKGVVYMGEEDVKRQALNVFRMKLMGTEVRPVTSGSKTLKDAINEAMRDWVSHPDDSYYLIGSVVGPHPYPVMVRDFQSVIGQESRAQMLDDQGKLPDYVVACVGGGSNAMGMFYPFINDTLVKLVGIEAGGHGLASGEHAAPLSAGRPGVLHGAMSYLMQDKYGQVTETHSISAGLDYPGVGPEHSYLKDSHRVEYSAVTDTEALEAFRLLSETEGIMPAMESAHAVAGAVKLASSLNADKTVLICLSGRGDKDMDIVMNALEVK, translated from the coding sequence ATGCTGCCAGATAACCGGGGCTATTTTGGGCAATATGGCGGGCGTTATGTGCCGGAGACAATCATGCCAGCCCTTTTGGGCCTGACCCGCGGTTATGATGAGGTCAAGGCTGATGCATTATTCCATGAAGAGCTGGATAGGCTGCTGGCGCACTACGCCGGGCGGCCAACGCCGGTCTATTTTGCCGCCAATCTGACGCGACGGTGCGCCGGGGCCAGGATTTATCTGAAAAGAGAAGATCTGGCACATACCGGTTCACATAAAATTAACAATGCTTTAGGTCAGGGACTGCTGGCCAGACGTATGGGTAAGCAACGGATCATCGCCGAGACCGGTGCCGGGCAGCACGGCGTAGCCACTGCGGCGGTGTGCGCCATGCTGGGGCTTAAAGGCGTGGTCTATATGGGTGAGGAAGATGTCAAACGCCAGGCACTCAACGTTTTTAGGATGAAACTCATGGGTACCGAAGTGCGGCCGGTAACTTCGGGGTCAAAAACACTCAAAGACGCCATCAATGAAGCGATGCGGGACTGGGTAAGCCATCCTGATGACAGCTATTATCTTATCGGTTCTGTCGTTGGGCCGCACCCGTATCCGGTCATGGTGCGTGATTTCCAATCAGTCATCGGGCAGGAGTCGCGGGCGCAAATGCTTGATGACCAGGGCAAACTGCCGGATTATGTGGTGGCCTGCGTTGGCGGCGGCTCAAACGCCATGGGCATGTTCTATCCGTTTATTAATGATACCTTGGTGAAACTTGTCGGTATAGAGGCAGGCGGCCACGGCCTTGCCTCCGGCGAACATGCCGCGCCGCTTTCGGCGGGGCGGCCAGGGGTGCTTCATGGCGCGATGTCTTATTTGATGCAGGATAAATACGGCCAGGTGACCGAAACACATAGCATTTCTGCCGGCTTAGATTATCCCGGCGTCGGGCCGGAGCATAGTTATCTTAAGGACAGCCATCGTGTAGAGTATTCGGCGGTAACCGACACTGAAGCTCTAGAGGCCTTCCGTCTGCTATCGGAAACCGAAGGTATCATGCCGGCCATGGAATCAGCCCACGCTGTAGCCGGAGCGGTAAAACTGGCGTCGTCGCTCAATGCTGATAAAACTGTACTCATCTGTCTGTCAGGACGGGGCGACAAAGATATGGATATTGTGATGAACGCACTGGAGGTTAAGTAG
- a CDS encoding tryptophan synthase alpha chain codes for MGNLTRKFIAGKKVLIGYVTVGYPDIETTLKAVPLLESAGCDIVELGIPFSDPIGDGPVIQAASYQALLNGVTTQTCLDVARQLRCKVKLPLVFMGYYNPILSYGIDAFCRDSAEAGINGLIVPDLPPDESEVLDAAATDNGLDLVHLLAPTSTDERIELVAQKSRGFIYLVSVTGVTGTREGVPDYLPGFVEKVRQRALQPLAIGFGVSSVSQAVSMAGLADGVIIGSKLLKLIEEDRSLGKLKTFVTEVRQTLDDQLFP; via the coding sequence GTGGGCAACCTTACGCGCAAGTTTATAGCTGGAAAGAAAGTGTTGATCGGTTATGTCACCGTGGGCTATCCCGACATTGAAACGACATTGAAGGCCGTGCCGCTATTGGAAAGCGCCGGATGCGATATTGTGGAACTGGGTATTCCATTTTCTGATCCTATCGGTGACGGACCGGTTATTCAGGCAGCCAGTTACCAGGCTCTACTGAACGGGGTAACAACCCAAACCTGCCTTGATGTTGCCAGACAGCTTCGGTGCAAGGTTAAGCTGCCGCTGGTTTTTATGGGCTACTACAACCCGATTTTGAGTTATGGCATTGACGCTTTTTGCCGCGACAGCGCTGAGGCCGGAATTAACGGCCTCATTGTGCCGGATCTACCGCCTGATGAGTCTGAGGTACTCGATGCTGCCGCTACAGATAACGGGTTGGATCTGGTGCATCTGTTGGCGCCTACCAGTACAGACGAGCGTATTGAATTGGTGGCGCAAAAATCCCGGGGATTTATCTACCTGGTATCGGTGACAGGGGTCACCGGCACCCGTGAAGGAGTACCAGACTACCTGCCGGGATTTGTCGAAAAAGTCAGGCAGCGGGCATTGCAACCACTGGCCATCGGTTTTGGGGTCTCCTCGGTATCCCAGGCGGTGTCCATGGCAGGACTTGCTGACGGCGTAATAATCGGCAGCAAGTTGCTTAAACTCATTGAGGAAGACCGGTCGCTGGGCAAACTGAAGACCTTTGTCACTGAAGTGAGGCAAACACTTGATGACCAGCTTTTCCCTTGA
- a CDS encoding activator of 90 kDa heat shock protein ATPase-like (AHA1), giving the protein MTKTIVQLAVFEVPLRRVYDTLMDSDRHSDFTGEKASIDSSVGGHFSAYDGYITGSFLKIAPYKSIVELWRTSDWPEGLYSEVSIEFQEKRGTTTLHFTQEKVPDEFAESIANGWHAYYWDKLRTYLEK; this is encoded by the coding sequence TTGACTAAAACAATCGTCCAGCTTGCGGTGTTTGAAGTGCCGTTGCGCCGGGTGTATGACACGCTGATGGATTCTGACCGCCACAGTGACTTCACCGGAGAGAAGGCATCTATTGACTCAAGCGTCGGCGGTCACTTCAGTGCCTATGACGGCTATATCACCGGCTCTTTTCTGAAAATAGCGCCATATAAAAGCATTGTTGAACTTTGGCGCACCTCCGACTGGCCGGAAGGTCTATATTCAGAAGTGAGTATTGAGTTTCAGGAGAAGAGAGGCACCACAACTCTGCATTTCACTCAAGAGAAGGTGCCGGATGAGTTTGCTGAGTCAATAGCCAATGGTTGGCATGCATACTATTGGGACAAACTAAGAACTTATCTTGAGAAATAG